A single window of Bufo bufo chromosome 10, aBufBuf1.1, whole genome shotgun sequence DNA harbors:
- the TMEM231 gene encoding transmembrane protein 231 yields MAIYEVYSHPLLVRYRSSLCSRASLFLLVVLVLTYIPPLLVAYRSQGFWLKQSSYEEQPDVRFRYEALLIALTGSSGGYVAWSTFQGFNSLVGERLRIPRVSVREEDKNQDGKMDQLSFQVELPLLPVEDVYGVQLLLTFSYQLYRMSTFVMQSMAFIQFTSPVPGAKLYINGDLRLQQRQPLSHQGLDTTYNVSVINGTSPFASSYDLTNIISAYQERNVTTFLNNPNPIWLVGRGTSDPFVLQAVIRYPVETISYQPGFWEMIKFAWIQYVSVLLIFLWVFERVKIFVFQNQVFTTVPVSHSSSSKLHQS; encoded by the exons ATGGCGATCTATGAGGTCTACTCTCACCCGCTGCTGGTTAGATACAGAAGCAGCCTGTGCTCCAGAGCCTCGCTCTTCCTCCTGGTGGTGCTGGTGCTCACCTATATCCCCCCGCTCTTAGTTGCTTACCGCAGCCAGG GTTTTTGGTTGAAACAAAGCTCTTATGAAGAACAGCCCGATGTCCGTTTCCGCTATGAGGCGTTGCTGATCGCCCTCACCGGCAGCAGCGGGGGTTATGTCGCCTGGAGCACATTTCAAGGATTCAACAGCTTAGTGGGGGAGCGGCTCCGGATACCCCGAGTCTCA GTTCGAGAAGAAGATAAAAACCAAGATGGAAAGATGGATCAGTTGAGTTTCCAGGTGGAGCTCCCGTTACTACCTGTGGAGGATGTGTACGGCGTCCAGCTTCTTCTCACCTTCTCCTACCAGCTGTAT AGGATGTCCACGTTTGTTATGCAGAGCATGGCGTTCATCCAGttcacctctcctgtccctggAGCCAAGCTTTACATCAATGGGGACCTGAGGCTTCAGCAGAGGCAACCGCTAAGTCACCAGGGACTGGACACCACCTACAAT GTGTCCGTCATCAATGGAACAAGCCCATTCGCAAGTTCTTATGATCTGACAAACATAATATCGGCTTATCAGGAGAGGAACG TGACTACCTTCTTGAACAATCCCAACCCAATATGGCTTGTGGGCAGAGGCACTTCTGACCCATTTGTGCTCCAAGCCGTCATCCGTTACCCTGTGGAGACCATTTC GTATCAGCCCGGCTTCTGGGAGATGATCAAATTCGCCTGGATCCAGTATGTCAGTGTCCTCCTCATCTTCCTGTGGGTCTTCGAGAGAGTGAAAATCTTTGTCTTTCAGAACCAGGTCTTCACGACGGTACCGGTGTCGCACTCCTCGTCCTCCAAGCTGCACCAAAGCTGA